In Bradyrhizobium erythrophlei, a single genomic region encodes these proteins:
- a CDS encoding class I SAM-dependent methyltransferase, giving the protein MTTTTAARQTATPDLAAIKSRQQAAWSSGNYAVVGTTLQIVGEQLCEALDLRAGSKVLDVAAGNGMVSLAAARRWCEVTSTDYVPALLECGRARATADGLSIEFREADAESLPFDDASFDAVVSTFGVMFTPNQAQAASELARVCKRGGKIGLANWTPEGFIGQVFKTLGKYLPPPAGAKSPALWGTRAAVDEMLGSQASAIKAEPRMFNFRYKSPEHFLEVFKTYYGPVLKAFAALGAAAQQDLHNDLYALIVRMNKSGDATMVVPSEYLEVVISRK; this is encoded by the coding sequence ATGACGACCACGACTGCTGCGCGACAAACCGCCACGCCCGATCTTGCTGCCATCAAGAGCCGGCAGCAGGCGGCGTGGTCTTCGGGCAACTACGCCGTCGTAGGCACTACTCTTCAAATCGTCGGAGAGCAACTTTGCGAAGCGCTCGACCTTCGGGCGGGCTCGAAAGTTCTGGACGTAGCCGCCGGCAACGGCATGGTCAGCCTCGCGGCGGCACGCCGATGGTGCGAGGTGACCTCAACCGATTACGTGCCCGCGCTGCTTGAATGCGGGCGCGCGCGGGCGACGGCTGACGGCCTGTCGATCGAATTCAGAGAGGCCGACGCGGAATCGCTGCCGTTCGATGATGCCTCCTTCGATGCGGTCGTCTCCACCTTCGGCGTGATGTTCACGCCGAACCAGGCGCAAGCGGCTTCTGAACTTGCACGCGTCTGCAAGCGGGGCGGCAAGATCGGCTTGGCGAACTGGACGCCCGAGGGCTTTATCGGACAGGTCTTCAAGACGCTCGGCAAATACCTGCCGCCGCCGGCGGGCGCCAAGTCGCCAGCACTCTGGGGCACGCGTGCCGCTGTCGACGAAATGCTGGGCAGCCAGGCGAGCGCAATCAAGGCTGAGCCGCGCATGTTCAACTTCCGCTACAAGTCGCCCGAACATTTCCTGGAAGTCTTCAAGACCTATTACGGGCCCGTGCTGAAAGCCTTTGCTGCGCTCGGGGCTGCCGCTCAACAGGATCTTCATAACGACCTGTACGCCCTGATCGTGCGCATGAACAAATCGGGCGACGCCACCATGGTCGTACCCAGCGAATATCTCGAGGTTGTTATCAGCCGCAAGTAA
- a CDS encoding alpha/beta fold hydrolase, producing MTIWNTRHPSGTVIALHCSLGSGRQWTKLSAELGSSCRVVAPDISGYGSGPAPVNPPLTLAEEVEHLGAAIESTEGPLHLVGHSYGGAIAFKIATTSRFAGRVRSLTLIEPVLPTLLRENPADRRLYDLFAQLAHKVFADLWDGMCLEAVDRFTSYWNGSGPAEQLSNEARLRMMGCIEKVAYDFAAVLAEQNVLSAAAAIGVPTLLLSGGLSPYMTQRIASRLASLIEGAEARHFPAAGHMLPLTHANLLNPLISAHISRANDLAVVSLASSA from the coding sequence ATGACCATTTGGAATACTCGGCATCCGAGCGGAACTGTCATTGCTCTGCATTGCTCGCTTGGCTCAGGCCGTCAATGGACAAAGCTGAGCGCTGAACTCGGCTCCTCCTGTCGGGTCGTTGCTCCCGACATCTCCGGTTATGGCAGCGGGCCGGCCCCGGTGAACCCGCCGCTGACACTCGCTGAGGAAGTTGAACATCTCGGCGCTGCCATCGAAAGCACCGAAGGACCGCTCCATCTGGTCGGCCATTCCTACGGCGGCGCGATCGCCTTCAAGATCGCAACAACCTCACGGTTCGCCGGCCGCGTTCGTAGCCTGACATTGATTGAACCGGTGCTTCCGACGCTGCTTAGGGAAAACCCTGCGGACAGACGCCTCTACGATCTGTTCGCGCAATTGGCTCACAAGGTCTTCGCCGATCTCTGGGACGGAATGTGCCTGGAGGCGGTCGACCGCTTCACTTCGTATTGGAATGGATCAGGACCTGCCGAGCAGCTCTCCAATGAGGCTAGGCTCCGCATGATGGGTTGCATCGAGAAGGTAGCCTATGACTTCGCCGCCGTGCTTGCGGAACAGAATGTCTTGTCTGCCGCGGCCGCAATCGGGGTGCCGACACTGCTGCTTTCGGGCGGCTTATCGCCTTACATGACCCAGCGCATTGCCAGCCGGCTTGCCTCGCTGATAGAGGGTGCGGAAGCGCGTCATTTTCCGGCGGCCGGCCACATGCTGCCACTAACCCATGCCAATCTGCTGAACCCGCTGATTTCTGCGCATATTTCGCGCGCAAACGACCTTGCCGTCGTGTCGCTGGCCTCAAGCGCCTAG
- a CDS encoding isocitrate/isopropylmalate dehydrogenase family protein, which produces MRMVVLPGDGIGPEITSATTRVLRAASEHFQLGVAIEEHPVGHESLKKFGTTVQPGLLETVRAADGLILGPTATFDFKNEQSGEINPSKYFRKNLDLFANVRPARTYPGLRNPLGDFDLVVVRENTEGFYADRNMEQGNGEVLVTPDVVISLRRITRLCCERIARSACQLAMRRKKHLTVVHKANVLKIGDGMFLDICRETARGFPGLEIDEILVDAMMAHVVRNPNRFDVIVSTNMFGDILSDLTAELSGSLGLGGSLNVGEGHAMAQAAHGSAPDIASQDVANPFSLVLSMALLLAWHGERTGAARFGEAASAIEGAVAEAIKTGRATRDVGGKLGTTATGEAVVEILTARG; this is translated from the coding sequence ATGCGCATGGTTGTTTTGCCCGGTGACGGGATCGGACCCGAGATCACGAGTGCAACAACCAGGGTGCTGCGCGCCGCCTCCGAGCATTTTCAGCTCGGCGTTGCGATCGAGGAGCATCCGGTCGGCCATGAGAGCCTGAAGAAATTCGGCACCACGGTTCAGCCCGGTCTTTTGGAGACGGTGCGCGCCGCGGACGGCCTGATCCTCGGTCCGACTGCCACCTTCGATTTCAAGAACGAACAAAGCGGCGAGATCAATCCGTCGAAGTATTTTCGCAAAAACCTCGATCTGTTTGCCAATGTGCGCCCCGCACGAACCTATCCCGGATTGCGCAATCCGCTCGGCGATTTCGATCTCGTGGTGGTGCGGGAAAACACCGAGGGCTTTTACGCCGACCGCAACATGGAGCAGGGCAACGGCGAAGTTCTCGTCACGCCGGATGTCGTGATTTCGCTCCGGCGAATTACACGACTTTGTTGCGAGCGGATCGCGAGGTCCGCCTGCCAGCTGGCGATGCGGCGCAAGAAGCATTTGACCGTCGTCCACAAGGCCAACGTGCTCAAGATCGGCGACGGCATGTTCCTCGATATCTGCCGCGAAACCGCGCGTGGCTTTCCCGGGCTCGAGATCGACGAGATCCTGGTCGATGCCATGATGGCGCATGTGGTGCGTAACCCGAACCGCTTCGACGTCATCGTCTCGACCAACATGTTCGGCGATATCCTCTCGGACCTGACGGCCGAACTCTCCGGCAGCCTCGGCCTTGGCGGCTCACTCAATGTCGGGGAGGGCCATGCCATGGCGCAGGCGGCGCACGGCTCGGCGCCCGATATCGCCAGCCAGGACGTCGCCAATCCGTTCTCGCTCGTGCTCTCGATGGCGCTGCTGTTGGCCTGGCATGGCGAGCGGACAGGCGCCGCGCGCTTCGGCGAAGCGGCCTCGGCCATCGAAGGCGCGGTGGCGGAAGCGATCAAGACCGGTCGCGCGACCAGGGATGTCGGCGGCAAGCTCGGGACGACAGCGACCGGAGAGGCGGTCGTTGAAATTCTCACCGCGCGCGGCTAG
- a CDS encoding (2Fe-2S)-binding protein has product MANLTINGKSMNVDVEPETPLLWAIRENVGLTGTKYGCGIAQCGACTVHVDGVAMRSCGVTVGEVAGKQITTIEGLATNGVLHKVQQAWINADVPQCGYCQSGMIMAVTALLKDTPKPTDQDINDAITNICRCGTFQQVREAIHAAANA; this is encoded by the coding sequence ATGGCAAACCTCACAATTAACGGAAAATCAATGAACGTCGACGTCGAGCCGGAAACGCCGCTGCTTTGGGCAATCCGGGAAAACGTCGGCCTGACCGGCACGAAATACGGTTGCGGCATTGCACAATGCGGCGCCTGCACGGTTCACGTCGACGGAGTCGCGATGCGCTCCTGCGGCGTCACCGTCGGCGAGGTCGCCGGCAAGCAGATCACCACGATCGAGGGACTGGCGACCAACGGCGTCCTGCACAAGGTGCAGCAGGCCTGGATCAACGCCGACGTTCCCCAATGCGGCTATTGCCAGAGCGGCATGATCATGGCGGTCACCGCGCTCCTGAAGGACACGCCAAAGCCTACCGACCAGGACATCAACGACGCCATCACCAATATCTGCCGCTGCGGCACCTTCCAGCAAGTGCGTGAAGCGATTCACGCCGCTGCGAACGCTTGA
- a CDS encoding xanthine dehydrogenase family protein molybdopterin-binding subunit, giving the protein MNHMPRLNRRAFVIGSAALGSGLALGLDIPFGGPAVVRAADGSPELGAWVVIRPDDTVVVRIARSEMGQGSLTGLAQLVAEELECDWSKVTTEYPTPGQSVARKRAWGDFSTGGSRGIRASTDYVRKGGATARVMLIEAAANEWKVPASECTAANSVITHTPSGKTTTFGKVAEAAAKLTPPADVKLKDPKDWKIIGKPLKRLDTADKTTGKMMYGIDVKLPGMLNAAIKQCPVFGGKVKSYDEAKIANMKGVKKVVKVGEDAVAVVADTWWHAKTALDAMPIVWDEGKNGNVSSESIAKWLEEGLDPSQPAFVGNENGDAKAALAGAAKKFEAVYNYPYQNHATMEPLNATALYTPDKCEVWCGTQNGEAAFAATVEVSGLPSEKCDVYKHMLGGGFGRRGNTDYVRHAVAIAKQMPGTPIKLLWSREEDMQHGAYHPVTQCKMTAGFDADNNLTALHMRISGQSILASLRPEAMVNGKDPVTFQGLNPNGEAAFGYTIPNLLIEHSMRNPHVPPGFWRGVNVNHNAIYVECFMDELANLVGQDPLEFRRKLMAKNPKHLAVLNAVAEKIGWGTPAPKGVYRGLSHFMGFGSYVAGAAEISVTDGNKIKVHRIIGATDPAYAVNPSQIDRQVAGSFVYGLSGLFYGGCTVKNGRIEQANFDTYNSMRISEMPKVESIIMPSGGTTWGGVGEPTICVAAPAVLNAYFAATGKRIRSVPLRDQNITFA; this is encoded by the coding sequence ATGAATCACATGCCCCGCCTCAATCGTCGCGCTTTCGTCATCGGCAGCGCCGCGCTCGGCTCCGGCCTGGCGCTTGGTCTCGACATTCCGTTTGGCGGCCCCGCCGTGGTGCGCGCCGCCGACGGTTCGCCTGAACTCGGTGCCTGGGTCGTGATCCGGCCCGACGACACCGTCGTGGTTCGCATTGCCCGGTCCGAAATGGGCCAGGGCTCGCTCACCGGCCTCGCCCAGCTCGTCGCCGAAGAACTGGAATGCGACTGGTCGAAGGTTACGACCGAATATCCCACCCCCGGCCAGAGCGTCGCTCGCAAGCGTGCCTGGGGCGATTTCTCGACCGGCGGCAGCCGTGGCATCCGCGCCTCGACGGACTATGTCCGCAAGGGCGGCGCCACCGCGCGCGTCATGCTGATCGAAGCGGCCGCGAACGAGTGGAAGGTGCCGGCGTCCGAATGCACCGCCGCCAACAGCGTCATCACCCATACGCCGTCGGGAAAAACAACGACGTTCGGCAAGGTTGCCGAAGCAGCCGCCAAGCTGACGCCGCCGGCCGACGTCAAGCTGAAGGATCCGAAGGACTGGAAGATCATCGGCAAGCCTCTCAAGCGGCTCGATACCGCCGACAAGACCACCGGCAAGATGATGTACGGCATCGACGTCAAATTGCCGGGCATGCTCAATGCCGCGATCAAGCAATGCCCCGTATTTGGCGGCAAGGTGAAGAGCTACGACGAAGCCAAGATCGCCAATATGAAAGGCGTGAAGAAGGTGGTGAAGGTCGGCGAAGACGCAGTCGCCGTCGTCGCCGATACGTGGTGGCACGCCAAGACTGCGCTCGACGCCATGCCAATCGTCTGGGACGAAGGCAAGAACGGCAACGTTTCCAGCGAGTCGATCGCCAAGTGGCTTGAAGAAGGTTTGGACCCGTCGCAACCGGCCTTTGTCGGCAACGAAAACGGCGACGCCAAAGCAGCGCTTGCCGGCGCCGCCAAGAAATTCGAGGCGGTCTACAACTATCCCTACCAGAACCACGCCACCATGGAGCCCTTGAACGCCACCGCGCTCTATACGCCGGACAAGTGCGAGGTCTGGTGCGGCACCCAAAACGGCGAAGCTGCTTTTGCCGCGACGGTGGAAGTCTCCGGCTTGCCATCCGAGAAATGCGATGTCTACAAGCATATGCTCGGCGGCGGTTTCGGACGCCGCGGCAACACCGACTATGTGCGGCACGCGGTTGCCATCGCCAAGCAGATGCCGGGCACGCCGATCAAGCTATTGTGGTCGCGCGAAGAAGACATGCAGCATGGCGCCTACCACCCGGTCACCCAGTGCAAGATGACCGCGGGCTTCGACGCCGACAACAACCTCACCGCGCTGCATATGCGGATCTCCGGCCAGTCGATCCTGGCCAGCCTGCGGCCAGAGGCAATGGTCAACGGCAAGGACCCGGTTACATTCCAGGGCCTGAACCCCAACGGCGAGGCCGCGTTCGGTTATACGATTCCGAACCTGCTGATCGAACATTCGATGCGCAATCCGCACGTCCCGCCGGGCTTCTGGCGCGGCGTCAACGTCAACCACAACGCCATCTATGTCGAATGCTTCATGGATGAGCTTGCGAACTTGGTTGGCCAGGATCCGCTCGAATTCCGCCGCAAGCTGATGGCCAAGAACCCGAAGCACCTGGCCGTGCTCAATGCGGTTGCCGAGAAAATCGGCTGGGGAACGCCGGCGCCGAAAGGCGTCTATCGCGGTCTTTCCCACTTCATGGGATTCGGCAGCTACGTCGCGGGCGCGGCGGAAATCTCGGTCACCGACGGCAACAAGATCAAGGTTCACCGCATCATTGGTGCCACCGACCCCGCCTATGCCGTCAATCCCTCGCAGATCGACCGCCAGGTCGCCGGCTCGTTTGTCTACGGACTTTCGGGCCTGTTCTATGGCGGATGCACAGTGAAGAATGGCCGCATCGAACAGGCAAATTTCGACACCTACAATTCGATGCGGATTTCCGAAATGCCCAAGGTCGAATCCATCATCATGCCGAGCGGTGGAACGACCTGGGGCGGCGTCGGCGAGCCGACCATTTGTGTGGCCGCGCCTGCCGTACTCAACGCCTACTTCGCAGCCACCGGAAAACGAATTCGGTCGGTGCCGCTGCGGGATCAGAACATCACCTTTGCCTAA
- a CDS encoding NAD(P)/FAD-dependent oxidoreductase — translation MDALRGTTTRRNVLRGIAAATTSFALPCPSYAQSSPRVVVIGGGFGGASCARALRKINPKLQVTLVEPNRVFTACPFSNEVIAGLRDIEAQQFGYEKIAANGVSIVAQAATKVDPQARTVGLADGTSLPYDRLVLAPGIDMRFDALPGYDEAATAKMPHAWKAGEQTLLLRRQLEAMEDGGTVVLAVPATPYRCPPAPYERASLIAHYLKARKPRSKILILDAKDTFSQQRLFEKAWKEFYPGMIERIPLSQGGRVVSVETATNTLVTDFGNHDAQVANVIPPQKAGNIANLAGAADKTGWCPIDAATFASKLVPNIHVIGDAVIGGNAPKSASAAASEAKACAAVVASLIAGSPPERPTIEGTCYNIVTTGYAFSQAGNYQPRDDIFVEVMGSGFTSPVHAQSELRQREADQAQAWFKTITVETFG, via the coding sequence ATGGACGCGTTGCGCGGCACGACGACGCGAAGAAATGTCCTTCGCGGCATCGCGGCGGCAACGACGTCGTTTGCCCTTCCCTGCCCGTCTTACGCACAATCAAGCCCGCGCGTGGTCGTGATCGGCGGCGGCTTTGGCGGCGCCAGCTGCGCGCGCGCCTTGCGCAAGATCAATCCCAAACTGCAAGTGACGCTGGTCGAACCGAACCGGGTCTTCACCGCCTGCCCTTTCAGCAATGAAGTGATCGCAGGACTGCGCGACATCGAGGCGCAGCAATTCGGATATGAAAAGATCGCCGCCAACGGCGTGAGCATCGTCGCGCAGGCCGCCACCAAAGTCGATCCGCAAGCGCGAACTGTTGGCCTCGCCGATGGAACATCGCTGCCCTACGACCGGCTGGTGCTCGCCCCTGGCATCGATATGCGCTTCGATGCCCTGCCGGGATACGACGAAGCCGCCACGGCAAAAATGCCCCACGCCTGGAAGGCCGGCGAACAGACGCTGTTGCTGCGCCGTCAACTGGAGGCGATGGAGGATGGTGGCACGGTGGTGCTCGCGGTGCCCGCCACTCCATACCGGTGCCCGCCCGCGCCGTATGAGCGAGCCAGCCTGATCGCGCATTATCTTAAAGCGCGTAAGCCACGCTCCAAGATTCTGATCCTTGACGCCAAGGACACCTTTTCGCAGCAACGGCTGTTCGAGAAGGCCTGGAAGGAATTCTATCCCGGCATGATCGAACGCATTCCATTGTCGCAAGGCGGCCGCGTCGTTTCGGTCGAAACCGCCACCAACACGCTGGTCACCGATTTCGGCAATCACGACGCGCAGGTCGCCAATGTGATCCCGCCGCAAAAAGCGGGCAATATCGCGAACCTCGCCGGCGCAGCCGACAAGACCGGCTGGTGTCCGATCGATGCGGCGACCTTTGCCTCGAAGCTCGTGCCCAATATCCACGTCATCGGCGACGCGGTGATCGGCGGCAACGCTCCGAAATCCGCATCTGCCGCAGCCTCAGAGGCTAAGGCCTGCGCCGCCGTGGTGGCGAGCCTGATCGCCGGTTCACCGCCGGAAAGGCCGACGATCGAAGGCACCTGCTACAACATCGTGACTACCGGCTATGCTTTTTCGCAGGCTGGCAATTACCAGCCGCGGGACGACATTTTTGTCGAAGTGATGGGCTCCGGCTTCACAAGCCCCGTCCATGCGCAAAGCGAGCTTCGCCAGCGCGAAGCGGATCAGGCACAGGCCTGGTTCAAGACAATTACGGTGGAAACCTTTGGGTAG
- the soxX gene encoding sulfur oxidation c-type cytochrome SoxX has translation MGRLASSLVEGGLAVALLALPCPAGAEELRPYTVNGDAIAESLTGAPGDATRGRTLVLERTNTCILCHSGPFPEEKFQGDLAPNLAGSGGRWSAAQLRLRLVDASRLNPATIMPSYYRLDGLDRVAPNWRDKPILSAEQIEDIVAYLATLRE, from the coding sequence TTGGGTAGGCTGGCCAGTTCTCTTGTCGAAGGCGGTCTCGCAGTCGCGCTGCTGGCGCTGCCCTGCCCAGCCGGTGCAGAGGAACTACGGCCTTATACGGTCAACGGCGACGCCATCGCGGAATCGCTGACCGGTGCGCCCGGTGACGCCACGCGTGGCCGCACACTCGTACTGGAGCGCACCAATACCTGCATCCTGTGCCACAGCGGTCCGTTCCCGGAAGAAAAGTTCCAGGGCGATCTCGCGCCGAACCTCGCAGGCTCCGGCGGCCGCTGGTCGGCAGCTCAACTCAGGCTTCGGCTGGTCGACGCCTCCCGTCTTAACCCCGCGACGATCATGCCGTCTTATTATCGCCTTGACGGGCTGGATCGCGTCGCGCCCAACTGGCGCGACAAACCGATCCTGTCGGCCGAGCAGATTGAAGATATTGTGGCGTATCTGGCAACGCTACGCGAATAG
- a CDS encoding SoxY-related AACIE arm protein, producing MPRQPSSTRRRFLKLAGSAAAVGAFPLAVSVRPVAATPETMASAIRTVTGGANVQTGKVKLDIPPLVENGNSVPMVVSVTSPMTDKDYVKSIHVFNEKNPQPNLGNFYLTPRAGRAQVSTRVRLADSQKIIAIAKLSDGSFWSTTTEVVVTLAACTEEVM from the coding sequence ATGCCAAGACAACCCAGCTCCACGCGCCGCCGCTTTCTGAAGCTGGCCGGCAGCGCCGCCGCGGTCGGCGCGTTCCCGCTTGCCGTCAGCGTGCGGCCGGTCGCAGCGACACCCGAGACGATGGCGAGCGCGATCCGCACCGTGACCGGCGGCGCCAATGTGCAGACCGGAAAGGTCAAACTCGACATTCCGCCGCTGGTCGAGAACGGCAACAGCGTGCCGATGGTGGTGAGCGTGACGAGCCCGATGACTGACAAGGATTACGTCAAGAGCATCCATGTCTTCAACGAGAAGAACCCGCAGCCCAATCTCGGAAACTTCTACCTCACCCCGCGCGCCGGCCGCGCCCAGGTTTCGACCCGCGTGCGGCTGGCCGACAGCCAGAAGATCATCGCCATTGCAAAACTTTCGGACGGCTCGTTCTGGTCGACCACGACGGAAGTCGTGGTGACCCTGGCCGCCTGCACCGAGGAGGTGATGTAA
- the soxZ gene encoding thiosulfate oxidation carrier complex protein SoxZ encodes MAAALINVPKKAKNGDVIEIKTLMSHIMETGYRHTTTGAVVPRDIITSFTCHFEGEEIFRADLFPATAANPFFSFFTVATKSGKFDFEWIGDNGFSETASARITVE; translated from the coding sequence ATGGCCGCCGCCCTGATCAACGTTCCGAAGAAAGCCAAAAACGGCGACGTCATCGAAATCAAGACGCTGATGTCGCACATCATGGAAACGGGCTATCGCCACACCACTACAGGCGCAGTCGTGCCGCGCGATATCATCACGAGCTTCACCTGCCACTTTGAGGGCGAGGAGATTTTCCGCGCCGATCTTTTTCCGGCAACCGCCGCCAACCCGTTCTTCTCGTTTTTCACGGTGGCAACGAAAAGCGGAAAATTCGACTTCGAATGGATCGGCGACAACGGCTTTTCCGAGACCGCATCCGCCCGCATCACCGTCGAATGA
- the soxA gene encoding sulfur oxidation c-type cytochrome SoxA, translating into MKFAATIVLASLLIAAGIVARPLIATEIPQGERRSGYSFMAPETRAMQDDRTSNPGMLWVLDGETLWKQKQGAAGKACADCHGDASSSMKGVAARYPAYDKPLGRPVNLEQRVNLCRVRHQEAEPLPYEKHDLLALAAYVAEQSRGLPVAPDPAPELEPFVTKGRDFFMHRQGQLNLGCTNCHDDNWDKHLAGSAVTQAMANGYPMYRLEWQTLGSLQRRLRNCINGMRAQNYNFGAPELVELELYLMTRARGMPVETPAVRP; encoded by the coding sequence ATGAAATTCGCAGCGACGATAGTGCTGGCGTCGCTGCTGATTGCAGCCGGCATTGTCGCCCGTCCCTTGATCGCGACTGAAATCCCGCAAGGAGAGCGCCGGTCCGGCTACAGCTTCATGGCGCCGGAAACCAGGGCGATGCAGGACGACCGGACGTCCAACCCAGGAATGCTCTGGGTGCTCGACGGCGAAACGCTGTGGAAGCAAAAGCAAGGCGCCGCCGGCAAGGCCTGCGCCGATTGTCATGGCGACGCCTCCAGCAGCATGAAAGGCGTCGCGGCGCGCTATCCGGCCTACGACAAGCCGCTCGGGCGTCCCGTCAATCTCGAACAGCGCGTCAATCTGTGCCGCGTGCGTCACCAGGAAGCAGAGCCGCTGCCTTACGAGAAGCACGACCTGCTTGCGCTCGCGGCCTACGTCGCCGAGCAGTCGCGCGGGCTTCCGGTGGCGCCCGATCCCGCGCCCGAACTCGAACCGTTCGTCACCAAAGGGCGCGACTTCTTCATGCACCGGCAGGGGCAGCTCAACCTCGGCTGCACCAACTGCCACGACGATAACTGGGACAAGCATCTTGCGGGCTCTGCGGTCACGCAGGCCATGGCCAACGGCTACCCGATGTACCGGCTCGAATGGCAGACGCTGGGATCGCTGCAACGACGCCTGCGCAACTGCATCAACGGGATGCGAGCACAGAATTACAATTTCGGCGCGCCGGAGCTGGTCGAGCTGGAGCTCTATCTGATGACGCGCGCGCGCGGCATGCCGGTCGAGACGCCCGCGGTGCGGCCTTAG